The genomic window ATGCGGATTCCACTTTTAGAGTAAGTATCGATATACCATTGCTTGCCCCTCTTATAAACTCTTCCCATGCTACCACCTGAAAAATCTTAGGCACAAATTAGGCACAAATGCTGTATTTGGGAATTTACTTAATTCGTAAGTTATTGTCAAGCAGAAAGATAAATGAAAAATAGCGGTGCAGGGACTTGAACCCCGGACACGCGGATTATGATTCCGCTGCTCTAACCAACTGAGCTACACCGCCATTAACAGCAAATTCGTAAATTTCAAACTACAAAATCTATTAATTTGTCGGACAAAGTCAAGCGATTTGTAACAGTAATTTTTACACGATATCCCTTTTCCAGATATCCTCCCTGTCCACGAATAACCCCATTTTTCAACTATTTGTGCACTTTCAAGTTGCAGATATCCTGAGATTTGTTATCTTACCTTTGTGTGTAGGCGGTTTGTGTTCCTTTCGGGATAACTCACCGCGTATTCTGCACTTGTGCCCCCATCGCTTAGCAGTTGATAAATAGTGAATATCTCGTTGATTCTCAGGCGTGGGATGCTATGATTTCTGAATCACACACCGAATCCAGGATTTTCTGCCATCTTTATGATTCACAGGAGAACCGTAATCGTCAATGCTCCGAATACATAGCCAGCCAGATCGATTCCGAACGGGAAATCTGTATCCTCAAGAATTCACGTTCCGAAGGCACGAACCTGGATTCGATCCTGCGCAACATCTCGTCCTCTTATGGCAAACTGCTGGCCAGAAAACTGCAACTGATCTCAATCGGAAACCAGCCTGAAAATATGATCAGAGAAACGGTCGAAAGAATCTGCTTGAATAACAGGCAGGCCCGATATTCAAAATCGAAGAGCCTGATTCTGCAGGACCTGCCGGCGGATCTCGAGGGTTACATCTTAACCAAAATAAAATATTCTGCTGACCGAAGCCCGGTAAAATCCATACTGATACAACATGACCACAAAGATTGTTCTTCGCGTGAAATCGACCTGATCCTGAAAAACTGCAATTACATAATCCACAACAACGATCTGCTTCATAACAGGTTCCGCGGGTGCGACCTCGAAGCCGTAGTCGCTCACCTCGACCTGGAGAAACTGAGATCTCTGCTTTGGTGGACCAACACCGGCAGGCAGATCGATTTTTTCAATACCCGCCAGGCTGTCGACTTTGAAGCGCTGGAGAACTCAACTGAACCAGCCGTCGCACTGCTGAAAAACAATACAGTCATATCTCTCAACAGCAGGGCTAAACAACTTCTGCGGGAGTGTTTTTCCAACGGCGAAAACCCGGCCCGTGATTTAGACCATATAATAAAGCAGTTCGAAAAATCACTGGGTGACTCCCTGCCGGCAGATTTTGCTTCCAACCGCAAGTTCACAGTTACACCAGATTCCGACAGCTGTCTCAAAGTCGAGACCATGCCGGTACTGAAAGACAGAGATGACTTAATCATCCTGAGCATGGAACCGGCCAAAAGCAGTAAACCGAGGCAGTCAAACCGGCAACTCAGCCTGCACAAGGATTTCAGCCCCATTAAAGTCCCGGAGAGGTTTCAGGAGAACGCGACAGATCTGCGATTTGTAAAACCATCCAGAACCTATATCGAGGATTTCCTCGAACACAGGTCAAAACCTAAATCACCGGGATCATCGAAAGAAAATGTCTCAAATATCCTCTTTGAAGTCCTGACGGAAAAAGCCTTAGTCGGTATCTACCTGGTCCAGGATGAGCTGTTCTGCTACGTAAACCCGCGTTTCGCGGAGATCTTTGGCTACACCCGGGAGGAGATCGAAAACCGCCTCGGGATCGCAGAGCTGGCTCATCCCGATGACATCCCGAAAATCCAGGAGAACATCAGAAGACGTATCCAGGGCGAGGTCGACACCCTGCACTACACATTCCGAGGCAACACCAAACAGGGTCAATCCATCCAGGTGGAAGTCTTCGGATCACGCACAACCTACAACAACCGCCCGGCTGTCAGTGGCACACTGCTGGATATCACCACGAGCCATCGACGACAGATCACCCAGTCACTGATTTACGATTTCGAGCGGGAGATCCATCTCAGCGATGATCCTGAAGAGCTGTTCCGACGGGTTCATCGGCAACTCAAGAAGCTCTTCAACCTGTCAAATTTCTATGTTGCCCTGTATGATCCACACAGAAGGCGTTACAGTTTCCCCTACTTTGCGGATCAGTACGACAAAGCCTCGGAGATCAGCGCGGAGCAGATGAGATACAGCTTGACCGATTATGTCCGTCGCACGGCGAAACCGCTCTATGCCGACACCAAAAATCAGGAAAAACTGATGGCGCAGGGTGAAATCAGGCTGGTCGGCACCAAAGCACCACTCTGGATCGGAGCTCCACTGATCGAGGAAGGCCGAGTGCTGGGAGTAATCGCGCTTCAAAGTTACGATCCCCGGCAATATTCCTCACCCGATGATCTAAAACTGCTCTCAGTACTGGCAAAGCGAATCGCGACTGCCATGGTGTACCAGAAAACGCAGGTAGAACTCGACCAGAGCCGTAAAAAATTCGCGAATATCATCGCGAAAATACCCGGATGTGCTTACTCGTATCGTCTCGACGATCAGTTTTCGATCGAATTTCTCAGCCCGGGAGCTTCGAAGATATTCGGTATCTCGAGCGACTACCTGGTGGAAAGCAAAAAAATCAGTTACCTGAACCTGGTCAATGAGGAAGATCGCCAGGACCTGCTCAAAAAGCTCCGGCAAGCCAGAGACCGGCACGGCCAGTTTGAAACGGAATACCGGATCCGGACGACGGGTCAGGAAGTTCGCTGGGTGCATGATTTCGCGACCGTTCGACAGGATGACGAGCAGTGTTGTGTTGTCGAGGGCTTCTTGTACGATATCAGCGATCAAAAACAACAACAGCAGGAATCTATCAAGACTCACAAACTGCTTGTGGCCGCGCTGGAGAGTTCTCCGGCCGGGGTTATGATCGCCGATGCTCCCGATGTCAATATCGTTTTGGCCAACAGCGCCGCGCTCGAAATTCGGGGCCCGACGCCACTGGCTTTGACCAATATCCATGTCTCCCTGCATCCGAAACGCTGGCAGACTTATTTTCCCGACGGCACAATCTGCTTTCCGGAGGAACTGCCTTTGTCACGCGCGATCCTGTTCGGCGAAACGGTGGCAGATATGGAAATCATTATCCGTCGCGACTCCGGCGAGGAACGCTGGGTATCCTTCAGTGCCGCGCCGGTTTACGACCAAAACGGTAAAATCGTGGCCGGAGTAGCGGTCTTTCCGGATATCACCGAACGAAAAGCGATGGAGCGCGAACTGAAGAAAACCAATTTTAAACTCCAGAGCGAGAGGTTCAACCTGCGCGAGAAAAATATCGCCCTGCGAGAATTACTCAACCAGATCGATCGTGAAAAGATGACGATTGAACGGCAGATCCAGACCAACCTCGATACCGTCGTCCTCCCGCTTTTACATTCCCTGCGGGAGAAAATTCATCCCGAGGAATATCCAATGACCGTGGCGCTCGAAAAAGCGCTCCAGAAGGTAGTCTCGCCCTTCGTCAATAAGCTTCGCAATACTTTCTCACACCTGACCCCGCGCGAACTGGAAATCTGCAGCCTGATCCGGCAGGGGCTCACCTCAAAAGAGATATCCTCGATTCTGAGCCTATCGGACCAGACGATTCATCAACAGCGCAAAATCATCCGTCGCAAGCTCGGCCTCACCAATACCGAAACAAATCTAACTTCTTATCTGAACTCTAATTATGATTCCGGCGCGGAGGCTTGAACTCAGATTTTATCCACATCTTAAAACCAAACTGTGAACAGATATACGAGGATTTCAACAGCTTACCCACAACCATCGGGCATAGACAATACCCAATAAATTCCCAATCATACCCTATTTACAAGATTTGATTTATCCCTATTTTCTAAGCACCTGATCTTATCAGACTGAACATTCTGAAAAAGATAGAAAACATAAAAGGGAGCGAAAGGGGGATAAACTTATAATCTGAAATAGCTATTGACTTCCGAGGGTTGTGTATTAAGGGACTTGCTTGCACAGATCACTGTTCGAAGCTTTTTGAGGGACTGATTTTAAACCGCCAATGATCCCACAGCATCGGACAAAAGCGAATACAACGGGCAGAAACAACTGTCGGGAGGAGAAAATGGCATATCAGCCGGGTTTTACATCGCTTGTCCCCGCCCCAAAGCAGACAACCCCGGGAGAAATCAAACATCCGTTTACGCTCATTACTGACCAGTATGAGTTCGCAGGCGTCTTCACCAGTATCACCAGCCGAGGCGACTCAGAGCAGGAAATAGTCGCATGGGATAGTGTCCTGATCGCCAACGCGCTCGATTCGGCCAAAGATTTTGCGATTTTTAGTCTACGAGCGCCTGATTCGGAGATAGACTCTATAAAAGTAATGTTCGTCAGTCCCTCTATCAAGGGTCTGGCCGGATTTTCCAATCCACAGGATTTTTCTTCATGGCTCACCAGAATCCATAAAGATGACCGTCAGAGATTCAAGGATGCTCTCAAATTCACCCTCGATACCAAAGAGAGCCTGAACGAGGAGATCAGGGTATCGGCAGGAGATACAGAACATTACCGAAGTCTCCGGATTATGATCTCCGTCAGTGAATCCAGCCCGCAGGGCGATATGATCCTGACCGGGATGATCTTCGATATCACCGAAACAGAAAACCTGAAACAAAGCCTCTACAACACGCGCAGGATCAACCAGGCGTTGCTGGATTCGATTAACGCTTCAGCGTTTGTGGTCGACCAGAGCGGTATGATCCGGTCTACCGGGGAAAAACTGTTTTCAGAATTGAGAAGCAATTCCGAGGACCTGATCGGCAGCTCGATTTTCGAGCTGTTTTCTGCAGAGAACTCCGCCTTTCTTGCACGCAATATCGAGAAAACCATGAAAACGAAGTCAGCTGTAACCTGCCATATCCTGCACAGGATTCACAACTC from Candidatus Zixiibacteriota bacterium includes these protein-coding regions:
- a CDS encoding PAS domain S-box protein; the encoded protein is MISESHTESRIFCHLYDSQENRNRQCSEYIASQIDSEREICILKNSRSEGTNLDSILRNISSSYGKLLARKLQLISIGNQPENMIRETVERICLNNRQARYSKSKSLILQDLPADLEGYILTKIKYSADRSPVKSILIQHDHKDCSSREIDLILKNCNYIIHNNDLLHNRFRGCDLEAVVAHLDLEKLRSLLWWTNTGRQIDFFNTRQAVDFEALENSTEPAVALLKNNTVISLNSRAKQLLRECFSNGENPARDLDHIIKQFEKSLGDSLPADFASNRKFTVTPDSDSCLKVETMPVLKDRDDLIILSMEPAKSSKPRQSNRQLSLHKDFSPIKVPERFQENATDLRFVKPSRTYIEDFLEHRSKPKSPGSSKENVSNILFEVLTEKALVGIYLVQDELFCYVNPRFAEIFGYTREEIENRLGIAELAHPDDIPKIQENIRRRIQGEVDTLHYTFRGNTKQGQSIQVEVFGSRTTYNNRPAVSGTLLDITTSHRRQITQSLIYDFEREIHLSDDPEELFRRVHRQLKKLFNLSNFYVALYDPHRRRYSFPYFADQYDKASEISAEQMRYSLTDYVRRTAKPLYADTKNQEKLMAQGEIRLVGTKAPLWIGAPLIEEGRVLGVIALQSYDPRQYSSPDDLKLLSVLAKRIATAMVYQKTQVELDQSRKKFANIIAKIPGCAYSYRLDDQFSIEFLSPGASKIFGISSDYLVESKKISYLNLVNEEDRQDLLKKLRQARDRHGQFETEYRIRTTGQEVRWVHDFATVRQDDEQCCVVEGFLYDISDQKQQQQESIKTHKLLVAALESSPAGVMIADAPDVNIVLANSAALEIRGPTPLALTNIHVSLHPKRWQTYFPDGTICFPEELPLSRAILFGETVADMEIIIRRDSGEERWVSFSAAPVYDQNGKIVAGVAVFPDITERKAMERELKKTNFKLQSERFNLREKNIALRELLNQIDREKMTIERQIQTNLDTVVLPLLHSLREKIHPEEYPMTVALEKALQKVVSPFVNKLRNTFSHLTPRELEICSLIRQGLTSKEISSILSLSDQTIHQQRKIIRRKLGLTNTETNLTSYLNSNYDSGAEA